One window from the genome of Hydractinia symbiolongicarpus strain clone_291-10 chromosome 1, HSymV2.1, whole genome shotgun sequence encodes:
- the LOC130642923 gene encoding cysteine-rich motor neuron 1 protein-like isoform X2 translates to MVGAKVLVLLVVCFAVVEIEGFRRRQCRNDCKSVRCAQPKNCKGSIIKDRCGCCKYCAKVEGERCNPFTARCDKGLQCRSRVCRKPCPRKRCKPCQNGYLRDKTGCRTCKCRPNTCVAVKCPPCIHGYLKDKNGCKTCKCRPKVCPLKGCIRRCSNGYLTDRNGCNTCICKGNECPQVLCRRHCKYGFAKNAQGCQTCTCLPRVCPRIQCKPCRYGYMKDSKGCQTCQCRPRVCPLRRCLRPCPNGYVTDRNGCNTCICKRNECPQVLCKRHCRYGFAKNAQGCQTCTCLPRACPLLKCKPCRYGYMKDSNGCQTCQCRPRGVCPLRRCLRPCPNGYLTDRNGCNTCICKRKGCPTPLCRYRCPMGYAKTKDGCPTCFCLRH, encoded by the exons ATGGTGGGTGCGAAAGTGTTAGTATTGCTTGTGGTGTGTTTCGCTGTTGTGGAAATTGAAGGGTTTAGAAGACGCCAGTGCAGAAATGATTGCAAATCTGTGAGATGCGCTCAGCCTAAAAATTGCAAAG GCTCAATTATTAAAGATCGTTGCGGGTGCTGCAAGTACTGTGCAAAAGTTGAAGGCGAGCGATGTAATCCATTTACCGCCAGGTGTGACAAAGGTTTACAATGTCGAAGTCGAGTCTGTA GAAAACCGTGTCCTCGCAAAAGATGCAAGCCGTGTCAGAATGGCTACCTGCGAGATAAGACTGGATGTCGCACATGTAAATGTAGACCCAACA cATGTGTTGCTGTTAAATGTCCACCATGTATCCATGGTTACCTTAAAGACAAGAATGGTTGTAAAACATGCAAATGTCGACCAAAAG TTTGTCCATTAAAAGGTTGTATAAGACGTTGTTCAAATGGCTATCTTACAGATCGAAATGGATGCAATACGTGCATTTGTAAAGGAAATG AATGTCCTCAAGTATTGTGTAGACGACATTGCAAATATGGATTTGCTAAAAATGCTCAAGGCTGCCAGACCTGCACTTGCTTACCAAGAG TATGTCCTCGAATACAGTGCAAGCCATGCCGTTATGGTTACATGAAAGATAGTAAAGGTTGCCAAACTTGTCAATGTAGACCACGAG TTTGTCCTTTGAGACGTTGTTTGCGACCTTGTCCAAATGGTTATGTAACAGATCGGAATGGCTGCAATACGTGCATTTGCAAACGAAATG AATGTCCTCAAGTATTGTGTAAACGACATTGCAGATATGGATTTGCTAAAAATGCTCAAGGTTGCCAGACGTGCACTTGCTTACCAAGAG CATGTCCTTTGCTCAAGTGCAAACCATGTCGTTATGGTTACATGAAAGATAGTAATGGTTGCCAAACTTGTCAATGTAGACCACGAGGAG TTTGTCCTTTGAGACGTTGTTTGCGACCTTGTCCAAATGGCTATCTGACAGATCGAAATGGATGCAATACGTGCATTTGTAAAAGGAAAG